The Streptomyces sp. 11x1 genomic sequence CCACGACCGCGCCCGCCGCCGCCAGGGCGCCGGCGTCCACGCCCGCGTCGGCGCCGTCGCTCCAGCTCGACGGGGCCGTGCCGCCCGGGTTGCTGCGCAGGGCGTCGTCCACGAAGTCGTTGAGCTGGGCCTTCGGATCGCCGGCGCCCTGGACCGCGGTGACCAGGTTGGCGACGGCGTCCTGGCTCAGGACGCTGCTGTCGGCGCGGGCGTCGAAGCGGTCGCCGAGGCGGACGGCGTAGAGACCGGTGATGCCCGTCTCGGTGCGGAGGTTCTGGAAGAGGTCCTCGGTGGGGTGGCCGGCCGGGAGGACCGCCACGAAGATCGGCTCGTCCGCGTCCTCGATCTTGTCCGCGAGGGCCTCGGCGTCCGTCGAGGAGAGCAGGTCGGTGGCGGCCGGGTCGACATAGACGGGGCCCTCGCGCAGGGCCGCGGCCACCGTGGACAGGTCGGTGGCCGCGTGTGCGCCGGGCGCACCGACCGCCAGCACCGCCAGGGTCGCCGCGGCGAGCGGCGCGATCACTAGGCGGAGGAGGAGACGACGTCGACTCGGTACGCCTTTCATATCTTCGAAGCTACCTCGATCGCCAGGAAAACGGACGATTCGATCAAATGGGATCGCGAGTACCTCGGTGCCGGTGACTGCGAGGATGTTCGCTTCGTGGCGTGAGGGCCTGCGGGGAGACGTCGCCGTGATCGGTGCGCCGGCGGTGTCGGTGGTGCTGAGCGACTGTGGTCCGCAGGCGGTGGTGCTGCCGGCCGCCGTGGCGGTGAGCTTCACCGAGGGAGCGTGTCGAGGTCTGCGGAAGTTGGGGGTGCGTTGTCGTGTGCCAGCCCGGTGGGGCTCCTCGCGCAGTTCCCCGCGCCCCTGAAAAGCAGGGGCTGCGCCCCGTGCTTTTCATCCCCGCAGCCTCGTCGCTTTCCCCCTGCAGCCCCGCCACTTTTCAGGGGTGGGCCCGGTCGCTTTTCAGGGGCGCACCCCCGCGCTGGCTTCCAGGACGGCACCCCCGTTGGGTTCCCGGCCCGCAGGGCCTGGGTCTTTAGGGGCGCGGGGAACTGCGCGAGCAACCACGAACCACCCGCACCCGACAACGCACCGCACCCCCTCCCGCCCGGACCTACTCCGCCGGCTCCACGCCCGCGCGCAGCAACCCGTAGGTGTACGCATCCTCCAGCGCCTGCCACGACGCGGCGATCACGTTGTCGGCGACGCCCACCGTGGACCACTCACCCGTACCGTCCGTCGTGGAGATCAGCACCCGTGTCGTGGAGTTGGTGCCGTGCTTGCCCTCCAGGATGCGGACCTTGTAGTCCACCAGCTCCAGCTTGGCGAGCTGGGGGTAGATCTTCTCCAGGGCGACGCGCAGGGCGCGGTCGAGCGCGTTGACGGGGCCGTTGCCCTCCGCCGTGGCGACGATGCGCTCGCTCTTGGACCACAGCTTGACCGTGGCCTCGTTGGCGTGGCTGCCGTCGGGGCGGTCCTCGACGATGGCCCGCCAGGACTCCGTACGGAAGTACCGCTGCGGCTTGCCCGCGACCTCGTCGCGCAGCAGGATCTCGAAGCTGGCGTCGGCGGCCTCGTAGGTGTAGCCGCGCAGCTCGCGCTCCTTGACCCGCTCGACGACCCGGCCGACCAGCTCGCGGTCGTCGCCGAGGTCGACGCCCAGCTCCTTGCCCTTGAGCTCGATGGAAGCGCGGCCCGCCATGTCGGAGACCAGCATCCGCATGGTGTTGCCGACCTGCTCGGGGTCGATGTGCTGGTACAGGTCCGGGTCGACCTTGATCGCGGAGGCGTGCAGGCCGGCCTTGTGCGCGAAGGCCGAGACACCGACGTACGGCTGGTGGGTGGAGGGAGTGAGGTTGACGACCTCGGCGATCGCGTGCGAGATCCGCGTCATCTCGCGCAGAGCGCCCTCGGGGAGGACCTTCTTGCCGTACTTCAGCTCCAGCGCGGCGACGACCGGGAAGAGGTTGGAGTTGCCGACGCGCTCGCCGTAGCCGTTGGCGGTGCACTGGACGTGGGTGGCGCCCGCGTCGACGGCGGCCAGGGTGTTGGCGACCGCGCAGCCGGTGTCGTCCTGGGCGTGGATGCCGAGGCGGGCGCCGGTGTCGGCGAGGACGGTGGCGACGACGGCCTGGACCTGGGCGGGGAGCATGCCACCGTTGGTGTCGCAGAGGATCACCACGTCGGCGCCGGCCTCGGATGCGGTGCGGACGACGGCCTTGGCGTACTCGGGGTTGGCCCGGTAGCCGTCGAAGAAGTGCTCGCAGTCGACGAAGACCCGGCGGCCCTGGGCACGGAGGTGGGCGACGGTGTCGCGGACCATCTCCAGGTTCTCGTCGAGGGTGGTGCGCAGGGCGAGTTCCACATGACGGTCATGGGACTTCGCGACCAGGGTGATCACCGGAGCGCCGGAGTCGAGCAGGGCCTTGACCTGGGGGTCCTCGCTCGCCTTACCGCCCGCGCGGCGGGTGGCGCCGAACGCGACCAGCTGGGCGTGCTTGAAGTCGATCTCCTTCTGCGCGCGGGCGAAGAACTCGGTGTCGCGCGGGTTGGCGCCGGGCCAGCCGCCCTCGATGAAGCCCACGCCGAAATCGTCCAGGTGCCGTGCGATGGCCAGCTTGTCCGCGACGGTGAGGTTGATGCCCTCGCGCTGGGCACCGTCGCGCAGGGTGGTGTCGAAGACGTGGAAGGAGTCGTCGAGTTCGCTGGTTTCCGTCATGGTGTCAAGGCTCCTGCTGTTGGATCCCGCTGGATCTCGGTCTGTACCGGAATGACCGGCTCCACCGTCCCCAATGGTCCCTCGCGCTGCGCTCCCGGCTGAAGGTGGGCCAGAAAAGCGAAAAACCCCTCGCGGGTGCGAGAGGTCTGCGCGCGGGTCGAGGACGACGGTGTCCACCCGTACCTGGTCGTACGTGGCGGTCACTGCGGACCGGCGCGCCTGCTGCCAATAATCATGGCGAACGAGAGCACGGGGGCAGTCTGGCACAGACCGCCCCCGCCCTCACCGTCCGTCTCAGGATGCGAACAGCGTGCTGATCACCTCACGGTTACCGCACACACCGTCGATGTCAGCCCAGCTCGTGCATCCAGCCGTGCTTGTCCTCGACCGTGCCGCGCTGGATGTTCAGCAGCGCCTCGCGGAGCTTGAGGGTGACGGGGCCGGGCTCGCCGCCGGACTGCTGCCAGGCGGCGCCGGTGCGCTTGACCGTGCCCACGGGCGTGATGACGGCGGCCGTACCGCA encodes the following:
- the cimA gene encoding citramalate synthase, translated to MTETSELDDSFHVFDTTLRDGAQREGINLTVADKLAIARHLDDFGVGFIEGGWPGANPRDTEFFARAQKEIDFKHAQLVAFGATRRAGGKASEDPQVKALLDSGAPVITLVAKSHDRHVELALRTTLDENLEMVRDTVAHLRAQGRRVFVDCEHFFDGYRANPEYAKAVVRTASEAGADVVILCDTNGGMLPAQVQAVVATVLADTGARLGIHAQDDTGCAVANTLAAVDAGATHVQCTANGYGERVGNSNLFPVVAALELKYGKKVLPEGALREMTRISHAIAEVVNLTPSTHQPYVGVSAFAHKAGLHASAIKVDPDLYQHIDPEQVGNTMRMLVSDMAGRASIELKGKELGVDLGDDRELVGRVVERVKERELRGYTYEAADASFEILLRDEVAGKPQRYFRTESWRAIVEDRPDGSHANEATVKLWSKSERIVATAEGNGPVNALDRALRVALEKIYPQLAKLELVDYKVRILEGKHGTNSTTRVLISTTDGTGEWSTVGVADNVIAASWQALEDAYTYGLLRAGVEPAE